Proteins from one Coffea arabica cultivar ET-39 chromosome 8c, Coffea Arabica ET-39 HiFi, whole genome shotgun sequence genomic window:
- the LOC113706971 gene encoding 17.3 kDa class II heat shock protein-like: protein MDVRLMGWDTPLFQTIQHMMDAADDADKTVNAPSRTFVRDAKAMASTPADVKEYPNSYAFIVDMPGLKSGDIKVQVEEDNVLIISGERKREEEKEGAKYVRMERRVGKFMRKFALPENANTDAISAVCQDGVLTVTVQKLPPPEPKKAKTIQVQIA from the coding sequence atggacGTGAGGCTAATGGGATGGGATACCCCACTCTTCCAAACCATCCAGCACATGATGGACGCCGCGGACGATGCAGACAAGACCGTCAACGCTCCGTCGAGGACCTTCGTTCGAGATGCTAAGGCAATGGCTTCCACTCCGGCTGACGTCAAGGAATATCCCAATTCCTACGCGTTCATTGTGGATATGCCGGGGTTGAAGTCGGGGGACATCAAGGTTCAGGTGGAGGAAGACAATGTGCTGATTATCAGCGGAGAGAGGAAGAGGGAAGAGGAGAAAGAAGGGGCCAAGTACGTGAGGATGGAGAGGAGGGTCGGCAAGTTCATGAGGAAGTTTGCGCTGCCGGAGAATGCCAATACCGACGCAATTTCTGCGGTGTGTCAAGATGGTGTGCTGACTGTTACCGTTCAGAAATTGCCCCCTCCTGAACCCAAGAAGGCCAAGACAATTCAGGTCCAGATTGCTTGA
- the LOC113706176 gene encoding uncharacterized protein, with product MFMISCVYAVLCLTMDSLTTPLTNLGEYNQFVQHYFCHSFATIQKHKLDEGNKIPMPASALDCLSALRIHYPMMFSIQNIYDDSGGRTSHCGVLEFTAEEGSIFAPQWMMDSLKILEGDLVLLKSVYLPKGTFVKLQPHTTDFINLSNPKAVLEKTLQRYACLTTGDTITISHDKKKFQIDVLEAEPSPAISIIDTDCEVDFAAPLDYKEPEKEASQKAEEEKPKFVAFSGLARRVDGAPLAHMSDMVAEKLEKNVISKKNSTKTCDCEGPGKKMVFGSNTINEETPNKYDVKKEEVNKFEPFTGRKNVTGSG from the coding sequence ATGTTCATGATTTCTTGCGTGTATGCTGTCTTGTGCTTGACAATGGACTCCCTAACAACTCCTCTAACAAATTTGGGAGAATACAATCAATTTGTGCAGCACTACTTTTGCCATTCTTTCGCTACAATCCAGAAACATAAACTCGACGAGGGAAACAAAATTCCGATGCCTGCTTCGGCTTTAGATTGCCTTTCTGCTCTCAGGATTCATTACCCCATGATGTTTTCTATACAAAATATTTATGACGATTCTGGTGGCCGCACTTCTCATTGTGGAGTCTTGGAGTTCACAGCGGAAGAGGGCTCAATCTTCGCTCCACAGTGGATGATGGACAGCTTGAAGATCCTCGAAGGAGACCTCGTACTCCTCAAGAGCGTCTATCTTCCTAAGGGTACTTTCGTGAAGTTGCAGCCGCATACAACTGATTTCATCAATCTTTCCAATCCTAAAGCTGTTTTGGAGAAAACCCTCCAAAGATATGCTTGTTTGACAACCGGAGACACGATCACAATCTCTCACGATAAGAAGAAGTTTCAGATTGACGTACTTGAGGCCGAACCAAGCCCTGCAATTAGTATCATTGACACGGATTGTGAGGTAGATTTTGCGGCTCCTTTGGATTACAAGGAACCTGAGAAGGAAGCCTCGCAGAAGGCTGAAGAGGAGAAGCCTAAGTTTGTAGCGTTTTCAGGCTTAGCAAGGCGAGTAGATGGGGCGCCGCTGGCACATATGTCCGATATGGTAGCAGAAAAACTGGAGAAGAATGTGATCAGTAAAAAGAATTCAACGAAAACCTGTGACTGTGAAGGACCAGGAAAGAAGATGGTGTTTGGTTCGAACACGATCAATGAGGAAACCCCAAACAAATATGACGTCAAGAAGGAAGAAGTGAATAAATTTGAACCGTTCACGGGAAGGAAAAATGTTACAGGTTCAGgataa
- the LOC113706995 gene encoding 17.3 kDa class II heat shock protein-like: protein MDVRLLGLDAPLVNALHHLIDAADDGDKIANAPTRTYVRDAKAMAATPADVKEYPNSYVFVVDMPGLKSGDIKVQVEDDNVLVVSGERKREEEKEGARYVRMERRVSKFMRKFVLPENANTDAISAVCQDGVLTVTVHKLPPPEPKKPKVVEVKIA, encoded by the coding sequence ATGGACGTCAGACTGCTGGGCTTAGACGCTCCACTGGTTAACGCCCTCCACCACCTAATTGACGCCGCGGATGATGGAGACAAGATTGCCAATGCACCCACAAGGACCTACGTCCGAGACGCCAAGGCCATGGCCGCCACCCCTGCCGACGTGAAGGAGTATCCCAATTCCTACGTGTTCGTTGTGGATATGCCCGGGTTGAAATCGGGGGACATCAAGGTTCAGGTGGAGGATGACAATGTGCTGGTTGTCAGCGGAGAGAGGAAGAGGGAAGAGGAGAAAGAAGGTGCCAGGTACGTGAGGATGGAGAGGAGGGTCAGCAAGTTCATGAGGAAATTCGTGCTGCCGGAGAACGCCAATACCGATGCAATTTCTGCTGTTTGCCAAGATGGGGTATTGACTGTCACCGTCCACAAATTGCCCCCTCCTGAGCCTAAGAAGCCCAAGGTTGTTGAGGTCAAGATTGCTTGA